The DNA sequence GGTAAACAGGTCCATAGGTCTGAACGGCATGAGGTCTGTCAAGCTGGTCAAGACTCACATAAGGTATCCCATTCTCCACTCTCTTTGTGGGGTTGAAAAGACCGGTGAGAGGCCCAGATGTGGAACGCCGGTGCCACTGCCTGCCATCATTGGTCTTGCCACTGCCATGTATTGGACCAGAAACGAGACGCCGTTTTGTAACAGAAATGTAAGAACTACTTGTCGGTTCCACTTGAGGCCTGTCGCGCTTTCTGTCAGTCTTCCACCATGATAAAAGAGAATTTTTCCATGATTTCTTGCCCTGTTTCTCTTCGGGcaatcttttctttccactttcTTCTGGATTGAATGGGGAGCGCTGGAAATCTACTCCTCCTGCGTGGCGTCTTGCTTCTTCCATGAACTAATCAAAGGCAAATCCAATGACAATAAACATGAAGAACGGTTTGAATAACTTCTA is a window from the Juglans regia cultivar Chandler chromosome 7, Walnut 2.0, whole genome shotgun sequence genome containing:
- the LOC109013061 gene encoding uncharacterized protein LOC109013061 isoform X1, translated to MSDRSGYYTLSSLFPSTFLPLGNFERSSILLQNPFLAASSYYFSQFGGFFSQALLNFFWLRCFQAMMKKSPTYSRYETSAYSGDGFDPHVDFSQFMEEARRHAGGVDFQRSPFNPEESGKKRLPEEKQGKKSWKNSLLSWWKTDRKRDRPQVEPTSSSYISVTKRRLVSGPIHGSGKTNDGRQWHRRSTSGPLTGLFNPTKRVENGIPYVSLDQLDRPHAVQTYGPVYLVT
- the LOC109013061 gene encoding uncharacterized protein LOC109013061 isoform X2 — protein: MMKKSPTYSRYETSAYSGDGFDPHVDFSQFMEEARRHAGGVDFQRSPFNPEESGKKRLPEEKQGKKSWKNSLLSWWKTDRKRDRPQVEPTSSSYISVTKRRLVSGPIHGSGKTNDGRQWHRRSTSGPLTGLFNPTKRVENGIPYVSLDQLDRPHAVQTYGPVYLVT